GTCGCAAAGCACCGCCTCAAGCCAGAGAACGTGGTCATTGAGATCACCGAAGGCGAATACCTGCAGCACCCCGACGTGATGACGCGCGCGATTCATGAGCTCAAAAACCACGGCTTTGATATTGCTATTGATGACTTTGGCGCCGGTTATTCGAACATGAGCCGCATCGGGCAGATGAGGCCGAAGTTCATCAAGCTCGACCTGCACCTGATTCGCAAGGGTTTTTCTGACCTCGTCTACAAAGAGATTCTTAACTCGCTGGCTTTTCTATCAGAAAAAATCGGGGCTGTGCTGCTTGTTGAAGGCATCGAGCACGAAGAAGAGGTCTACGGCGCACTCGACATCGGTGCGCGCTATTTGCAGGGCTACTTTCTTGGCTTTCCTGAAGCGAGTTTTTCGAACCTCGACGAACTGCAACAGATTCTGCACGACTATATGCGCGATTTTACCGCGCGCAAGCTCACGCACATGCAGAGTCTCATGTATTTTAAATCGATCACATCAGAATATTTTGACGTACACCTAAAAGAGCTCTTCTTGCCTGAGGTGAAAGACGGCGAAAGCTTCTTCAGGCCAATCGAACCGCACAGTTTTCCCGCATTTTTGCGCGACCATCTGCGTCTGGTATACTTCTTGAACGCGCACGGTGTGCAGATCAGCCCCAACTACCGCCTCTTGCGCGACGACGACGGTTTTCGCTGGCAGCAAGACCATAACTATTCTCAGAAAGACTGGTCATGGCGCCCTTATTTTCTCGAATTTATGGCCAGGCGCGAGTCAGACGGCACTCAGCGAAATTATTCAGAAGTTTACCGCGATATCAAATCGAGCGAACCGATTGTAACGCTCGTGCACTCATACGGAGACGACTGTCTGCTCTGCCTCGACTTTTCAGTCGCGCACATTCACAACCCGCTCTGGCACAGAAAAATCTGACTCTATTGCCGGTGGTTTCTTAAAGGCTGCCGAGACTAAAAGGTGAAGTGAGCGCCGACGTCGGTAATGTGCAGCCGGCTCTTGTCTATTGCGTGCCGCTCGGCCGCCGCTAGCGTCTCTAAGCGTGGTTGATCCAAATCTTCATCGGCGAGATCGTACGTGCCCCAGTGAATGCCGAGCATTCTGGTCGCCTTTAGGTCGAGAAAGGCCTGAACGGCTTCATCGGGCGAAACGTGCACCTCGCGCATGAACCAGCGGGGCAGGTACGCACCAATCGGCATCAGCGTCAGGTCGATGCTCTCAAAGACGTCGGCAATTTCGGTGAAGTGCGGCGAGTAGGCCGTGTCGCCTGCAAAATAGATGTGCTTGTTGCTTTCGCACAGCGAAATCATGAAAGAAGCCCAGAGTGTTTCGTTGCGGTCGGTCGCGCTGCGGCCAGAAAAATGTTTCGCGGGCAGACAGGTCACTTTATAGCTTTCTGTTTCGACCGCCTGCCACCAGTCGAGTTCAAAAACGCGCGTGAAACCGAGCGACCGCATGAGCGCTGCAACGCGCAGCGGCACATAAACCGCCGGGTTATCGCGGCGCGCGAGACCTGCCAGCGTTTCCGCTTCAGCGTGGTCGTAGTGGTTGTGCGAAAGAACTATCGCATCGATACGCGGCAGGTCATGGGTCTCAATTGCGCGCCCGCAAAGGCGGCGCGGCCCCGCAAATTTTACAGGCGATACGCGGTCGGCAAAGACTGGGTCGGTAATGATATTCAGATCACCCTGCTGAATCAGCACCGCTGCATGCCCCAGCCAGACGGTGCGCGGCAAATCGCCGGGCTGTTCGAGGTCTGCTTTCGTCAGGGGCAGCACCGCAGGCACCTTGCCCGACTTCTGCCCGCCCAGACCTTTGCGAAAGATCCAGCTGGCGACGTCGAGAGCGCGGTGCCTGATGTCGCTGCTCGCCTCGTCGAAGCGCGTCGCGTCAGAATCGCTGTGTGGCCCCCAGATATTTCGAAACCGCCGGCCGTTGTGGTGCTTCGTGTGGTATTGGGGCAATTTGAGGATCTCGTAAGTCATCGCAGGCACTACCACCGTGAAAGGCTTTCGCTACGCGCCGTAAATTAAATTGATTTATCAGGAGCTTCGGCAGGCAGATACCGATAAATCACGCGTCTGAAAGATAGCGCAACAGAACAATTTTCGCTGCCTGTGAATCTTGTGTGCGCTTCTTGCGGTTCTTACCGATACCGGTTGTCTGCGCGAGTTCGTCTGCTTCTGCACTGCTGTAAGACTCATCGACATAGTCGATGGGCACATTCTGAAAGCGAGCCGCCAGACTTTCCCGAAAAGAGTGTATGTTTCGGTGTATATCCCCCTCGACATCTGAGAAGGGAAAACCCAGCAAAATTCGCGTGACCTTTTCTGCCTCGATCACACGCGCGATCGCTGCGAGCGCATCAGTTCTGTCTGGCCGAATCGTCTCAAGCGCGCGCGCGGTAATACCCGGATAGTCAGCCACCGCGAGCCCCATGAATTTGAGGCCGAAGTCGATGCAGAGAATGCGTTCGGCGCTATTCACCGTCGAAAAGTTTCAGCTGCTGTGCGTCGGTCACCTGCGCGATATAGGGCAGGTTGCGCATATACCCTTTGTAGTCCATGCCCATGCCGACGACGAATTCGTCGCTGACCTCGAATGCGCGGTATTTCACCGGGTAGATGAGCTTACGCTGCAGCGCGACGTTCTTGGGTTTAATGAGCAGGGTCGCAACCTCAACCGATGTAACCCCCCGGCCTTTAAGCAGATCGATCATGCTCTGTAGCGTCAGCCCTGTGTCGATGATATCTTCGGCGATGACCACATGCTCGCCGTGCACGTCGTCGCTCAGGTCTTTGAGAATCTTGATGTTGCCCGATGAAGTGGTGGCGCTGCCATAACTCGAAATTTCCATGAAGTCAACCTTAACGGGCATTTCGATTGCCCGAATCAGATCGGCCATGAATACGAAACAGCCGCGCAGCGCCCCGATGACCCGCAGGTGGCTTTGGGTCGCATAATCAGCCGTGATCTGCCGGCCGAGTTCGCCGATGCGTTTTTCAATGTCTTCTTTGCCGATGAGCGGCGGAACCGGTTGGTAGCTGTTGGCCATAAAATTCAAATGCCGGTTTCGCCCACGAGGCGGCCATAGGCGCGAATCAGGTCGGCAATCGCTATAACGCCAACAAGAGTGTCGCCCTCGATGACGGGTATCGTGCGCTGGCCATAGGCGGTAAAGAGGCGCGCCGCAGAGTCGAGCGAGTCTGTAGGTTTGAGCGAGTGCAAGAGCGGCTTCTCAATAAGGCTCGACAGCGACGACCTGAGGTAATCCATCTTGTCTGAAAAACTTTCGACGTAGCTCTTGTGCAGCAAGTCGAATGCGCTCAAAACCGACCACGGCTTGCCGTCTTTCATCACAATCACGCCGTGAATCTTGTTCTCGATCAGCGTGCGCGCGGCGGTCGCGAGCAGGTCATTGGCGTCGAGAGTGATCACGTCGCGTTTCATGACGTCGCCGACACGCGTATTGCGCACGCGTGAAAGCCGCTGGTGCAGCGCGTTCAACTTCTTTTCTTCGGTCGTGCTAATCTCAGAAATCTCTTCACTCACGGGTGCCTCTGTTGTTCTGCCAATTTATCGAAACGCTACGCTGCGCTTCATCACTTCGTTGTTAAGTTCGTGCTGAATGCGGTAGCGAATATTCTGGTTGATCTCTTTGACAAAGCGCGCATCTTTGATGTCTTTTTTGTTATACTTGCTGAAATCTATCGGGCTCAAGAACTTGATCTTCCACTTGGCGGGAAACGGAATAAAGTTGAGCGGCAGCGGTATGCTCGCACCGATCAGTTCTTTGAACCAGTCGATTTTGGCGAGGTTAATGTTGCTCTCTTCAGCGCCGATAATCGCCGCCGGCACAACCGGTGCCTGCTGCATGATAGCCAGCGGTACGAAGCCCGGGTTAAAGTCGACCATCTTGTACATGCTCGACGAAACCTTGAAGTTACCTTCTGCACCTTCGGGAAAAATGACGACGATGTGGCCGTCGCGCAGGTTATTGAGGCCTTCTTTGAGGTCAGCGGGAAACACACCCCACCGACGGCTGAAGGCTGCCGAAAAACCGTTGCTGAACCAGAAGTTGTGCCCCATGACCCGCGGTACGCGGCGTGTGAATTTCTTGAGCGCCATCACCATCATGAAGGCGTCAAAGCCGATCGCATTCGAGTGGTTCGGCACCACGAGCATGCGGCCGCGGCCTTTGTCGGGCAGGTTTTCAATGCCTTCGACCTCGAGGCGAAAATACGAGGCGAGCACGTCGAACAGCGAATCGGGCAAAAATTTGAGATTGCGTGCGAGCCACTCGGCAGATTGCCGGGTGCGTTCATCTGGTTTAGCGATCTTGCTCACTTACCGCAAGGTTCATGACTCGCAAATCGCGTCAAGCAGAATGAATACCCGGGCGCATGCATCTTCAGGGCTTTTATACTTTGCGCGGTGCGCACCGTCTGAGATTGAGCGGCGTGGATGCAGTAACGCTTATCGTATTTTTTGCCACGATGGTCGCGGTGGTACTGCCTATCTGGCCGTTGCAGATTCTGCGTGGCCGCGGCTTTCGTGAACCGTTTTTGGTCTATATCGCATTTCTTTGGTTTCTGTCGTTTTTTATCGGCGGGCTGAACTTTTCAACCAGCATCACTTTGGGTGAAGTCGCGTATAAATTTCGCCTCTCTTCGGGCGTCTACACGGTGATTTTTGCCGCATTGCTGTTCGTGTATATAGCCGAAGGCATCAACGAAGCACGAAAAGTAATCATGATTTCCATCGGCTGCCAGCTGCTGCTGATTTTTACACAGGTATTTCTATTTAATGCGAAAGCCCTCTATTTGCCGGCAAGCGACTGGGCGCTGACGAACCAGGTGCTCGAACCACGGGTGTTCAACATTGCCGTTTCGGTGATGAACACGATTTTCGACCTTTTTCTCGCAGTGGTGTTGTTTCAGTTTCTGGTCAACCGCCTCAGGGTAATGCCGTTGTGGATCAATATGTTCATCGCCCTTTGGCTGATCATGATGTTTGATTCGATCGTTTACATCGGTCTTACTCGCCCTGAGGCATTCTCCAACAACGTTACGGGGCACGCAATTTTCAAAACCGGTATCTTGCTGCTGCTCGTGCCAATGCTGGCTTTCTTCATCAGGCGCTTTCGCCGGCAAGAAGACCTTAACCTGAACCGGGGCAGCCTCGATATTTTCAAAAAACTGGAGAATCTTGAGAAAGACCTCGAACGCGCGCACGCAGAACTCAAGGCCTATGCGCAGAATCTGGAGCACATGGTCGAAGACCGCACGAAAGAAATCAAAGCCAAGTCAGAGACGATGTCACGCGAGCTCGAACTTGCAACCGAGGTGCAGCAGGCGATGCTGCCGGCGAGCACGGCGCTCGACAGGTTGCAATTCGCAACGCTTTACCGGCCATGCCATGAGGTCTCGGGCGATCTTTACGACTACGCCGAACTTCCCGATGGACGCATCTTTATCTTCATCGCCGATATCTCGGGGCATGGCGTGCCGAGCGCGCTTGTCGGTGCCATGTGCAAGATGTCGCTCGGCAGTCAGGATTTCACGCGAACCAATGCCGGCGACATTCTCAAAAAATTATCTGAGGCAATGAAGCAGGTGACGACGAACCACTACCTGACCGGCGTTGTGCTGCTGATCGACCCCAAGGCCCGCACCATTGAATTTGCAAACGGCGGGCATATACCGTGCCTGTTGCAGAGCGGCAAAGCCTCGTTCTTGCCGCTCGAGGCAACCGGTACTGTCATCGGTTCGTTCATTTCAGCGCCGTACGATTTCAAGAAGATTGCCTACCCGGCGGGCACGCGACTGATTCTTTTTACCGACGGTATTGTTGAACAAAAGAACGCCGCGCGCGAAGAATTTGGCATGCCGCGTTTTGAATCGGTGCTCGCGGAGCTCAGAAATGAGAATCCGGCGTTGGTCTTGAGCGAAGTTTACCGCCGTGTCGTCGAATTTTCCGGTACGGAAAAATTCTCTGACGATGTGACGCTCCTTATTTCTGATCTGCCGTGATGCTTACCCGAGTCTCATCAGCTATTCAGGCTCCATTTACCGATCGCGCGTTTCGGGCCTTCTTGCAGGTATTTTTCGGTGTGGGCATTCTCTACCGTACTATTCTGGTGCTTGCCCTGTTTGTCTCAGAATCACCCCCTTTGGGGGCCGCGCGCAGCTTCTGGTCGGCAGCAGCGATTCTCTCGGGTCTGGCCTATGATCTGGTACTCATTGCAGTTGTCGTCGCGGTTCGAATTATCTGGCATCTACTGCGCGCAAAGGCAACGGAACAGCGGGCATCGGGTTCAGGCCTTGCGGCACGCGTGGCGTTCGCAGCGCTTCTGCTGTGGCATTCGGTCGTGCTGGGTTCGCATCTGAACCTGTTATTCACGATGAATACCGGTTTCACCTGGTCGATGTTCGTCGAATTCTTGACAGTGCTCGGTTTCAAAGATTTTTTTGCGCTACTGGGTCTTAAAGACTACCTGGCGATGGTGTTACCCCAGATTGCCTTTATACTGCTGCTCGCCGCGGGATACCGTTTCACGCTGCGTATGGGCGCGACCGCGGCGGCAATGGGAGGGCTTTTTCTGACTCTTGCCGAAGCGACGCCGGCGCGTTCGGCACCGCGTGAACTCGTGCAAAGCCCGCACCTTTACCTGTTGGGTGATGCGTGGAAAAGCCTGACAGCCTCGCGCGGGCGCGCGAGCGCGCCGGTAACGGGCGTGAATCTGGCGATAGACGACCCGGTTTTTTATCGGTCTAAATCCTCACCTGAGGCGAGGGCGATCAGGCCCCGCGCCGATGCGAACGTAATCTTTATCATTCTCGAAAGCACGGCGCGCGAGTATATATTCGATACGCGAAAATACGCCGGCGGCAAGATGCCGATGCCCTATCTATGGGCGCTCGCGCAGAAATCGCTATACTTCAGCAGGCATTTTGCATCGAACAACAGTTCACCGCGTTCGATTTTCTCTATTTTCTCTGGTCTTTACGAAAGCCCTGAGACGCGTTTTTTTTCGATGGAGAACGATCTGCAGGTGCCTCACCTGATCGACCTTTTGGGCAAGGGTTACTCCGGTTTTCTGGTAACACCGGCCGACTTAAACTGGTATTTTCCGCGAGCGTGGTTTAAGAACCGGGGCTTTACCGACCTCGAAGATTATAACCGCCTCAAGCAGCTCAGAGAATACAAGGCGGGGCCGACACCCGCGCGCGATGAATTTGAGGCGGTGGCGCACTTCAATGCCCGCGTGGCGAAAATGCCGCAGCCCTTTGTCGGCGTCTATTACACATTTGTCGGCCACTGGCCTTACCCTGACATCGGGCCCGAACACCGCATCATTCAGCCTGCATCGTCGCGCGATCGTTACGTCAATAACCTTTACGCGCAAGACCAGCTGATTCGGCAGATTGTTGAAAATCTGGAGGCGACGGGCCGCATCGAAAACTCGATCGTGGTCATTGTCGGCGATCACGGCGAGGCTTTTTACCAGCACCCGGGCAATCGTGTGCACTCGGGCGAAAGTTACAACGAGAACATTGCTTCACCGCTCATTATCTATTCGCCGAAGTTGCTGCAGCCGGCAACCATCACCGAGCCGACGGTGCACGCCGATATTGTGCCGACGCTGCTCGACGCGCTGGGTATCGCCTACCGCCGCGACCGCTTTCAGGGTGAATCGTTGCTGCGCGCAGAACTCAGCAGAAAGTATGTCTTTACCTATGGCAACGAGAACACGTTAACTGCTGTGGCGCGCGATCTGCAAAAAGTGCAGATTCTCTATTCGACCAAGGGCTGCCGCAGCTTTAACCTCGCCGCAGACCCGGCAGAGCAGAACCTGCTTCCCTGCGAAACTTCAGGTGCACAATACCTGGCGCTGCAGAAATTCTACAACTCTCAGCCGGGCATGATCAAGGGTTACAACAATTACTGCAAGAAGAACGGCTGTTGAGCCTTTCTTTGGCAATATATCAGACGCCCAGAAGTAATCTCACCGGATCTTCAATCGCCTGTTTGACCTTGACCAAGAAGGTCACGGCCTCTTTACCATCAACGATACGGTGGTCGTACGAGAGTGCAATATACATCATCGGGCGGATTTCGATCTTATCGGTGTTGCCTTCGCTCACCACGACGGCTCGCTTCACGATATTGTGCATGCCGAGAATGCCGCTCTGCGGCGGATTCAATATCGGGGTCGACATCATCGAGCCATAGATGCCGCCATTCGAAATCGTGAAGGTGCCGCCTTCCATTTCGGGTAAAGTAATGCTGCCTTCTTTGACGCGTGCCGCGAGACGGCTGATCTCAATCTCAATCTCAGAAAAATTCAGCTGGTCTGCGCCGCGCACAATCGGCACAACCAAACCACGCGGGCCACCGACTGCCACGCCGATATCGTAATAGTT
The sequence above is a segment of the Turneriella parva DSM 21527 genome. Coding sequences within it:
- a CDS encoding EAL domain-containing protein, with protein sequence MLVTEGGNIELSRLDPALAGNPFPYFQPIISIEDKRVVGYEVLARGRDALGNITSLGYMFEKYADSRVAIELDLYIRDLAFKQYSESQIAFGKRLFVNILPRWLNYTYSDDLSDVINPLLQQVAKHRLKPENVVIEITEGEYLQHPDVMTRAIHELKNHGFDIAIDDFGAGYSNMSRIGQMRPKFIKLDLHLIRKGFSDLVYKEILNSLAFLSEKIGAVLLVEGIEHEEEVYGALDIGARYLQGYFLGFPEASFSNLDELQQILHDYMRDFTARKLTHMQSLMYFKSITSEYFDVHLKELFLPEVKDGESFFRPIEPHSFPAFLRDHLRLVYFLNAHGVQISPNYRLLRDDDGFRWQQDHNYSQKDWSWRPYFLEFMARRESDGTQRNYSEVYRDIKSSEPIVTLVHSYGDDCLLCLDFSVAHIHNPLWHRKI
- a CDS encoding MBL fold metallo-hydrolase; its protein translation is MTYEILKLPQYHTKHHNGRRFRNIWGPHSDSDATRFDEASSDIRHRALDVASWIFRKGLGGQKSGKVPAVLPLTKADLEQPGDLPRTVWLGHAAVLIQQGDLNIITDPVFADRVSPVKFAGPRRLCGRAIETHDLPRIDAIVLSHNHYDHAEAETLAGLARRDNPAVYVPLRVAALMRSLGFTRVFELDWWQAVETESYKVTCLPAKHFSGRSATDRNETLWASFMISLCESNKHIYFAGDTAYSPHFTEIADVFESIDLTLMPIGAYLPRWFMREVHVSPDEAVQAFLDLKATRMLGIHWGTYDLADEDLDQPRLETLAAAERHAIDKSRLHITDVGAHFTF
- the ruvX gene encoding Holliday junction resolvase RuvX, whose translation is MNSAERILCIDFGLKFMGLAVADYPGITARALETIRPDRTDALAAIARVIEAEKVTRILLGFPFSDVEGDIHRNIHSFRESLAARFQNVPIDYVDESYSSAEADELAQTTGIGKNRKKRTQDSQAAKIVLLRYLSDA
- the hpt gene encoding hypoxanthine phosphoribosyltransferase, producing MANSYQPVPPLIGKEDIEKRIGELGRQITADYATQSHLRVIGALRGCFVFMADLIRAIEMPVKVDFMEISSYGSATTSSGNIKILKDLSDDVHGEHVVIAEDIIDTGLTLQSMIDLLKGRGVTSVEVATLLIKPKNVALQRKLIYPVKYRAFEVSDEFVVGMGMDYKGYMRNLPYIAQVTDAQQLKLFDGE
- a CDS encoding CBS domain-containing protein is translated as MSEEISEISTTEEKKLNALHQRLSRVRNTRVGDVMKRDVITLDANDLLATAARTLIENKIHGVIVMKDGKPWSVLSAFDLLHKSYVESFSDKMDYLRSSLSSLIEKPLLHSLKPTDSLDSAARLFTAYGQRTIPVIEGDTLVGVIAIADLIRAYGRLVGETGI
- a CDS encoding 1-acyl-sn-glycerol-3-phosphate acyltransferase, producing the protein MSKIAKPDERTRQSAEWLARNLKFLPDSLFDVLASYFRLEVEGIENLPDKGRGRMLVVPNHSNAIGFDAFMMVMALKKFTRRVPRVMGHNFWFSNGFSAAFSRRWGVFPADLKEGLNNLRDGHIVVIFPEGAEGNFKVSSSMYKMVDFNPGFVPLAIMQQAPVVPAAIIGAEESNINLAKIDWFKELIGASIPLPLNFIPFPAKWKIKFLSPIDFSKYNKKDIKDARFVKEINQNIRYRIQHELNNEVMKRSVAFR
- a CDS encoding PP2C family protein-serine/threonine phosphatase, with product MDAVTLIVFFATMVAVVLPIWPLQILRGRGFREPFLVYIAFLWFLSFFIGGLNFSTSITLGEVAYKFRLSSGVYTVIFAALLFVYIAEGINEARKVIMISIGCQLLLIFTQVFLFNAKALYLPASDWALTNQVLEPRVFNIAVSVMNTIFDLFLAVVLFQFLVNRLRVMPLWINMFIALWLIMMFDSIVYIGLTRPEAFSNNVTGHAIFKTGILLLLVPMLAFFIRRFRRQEDLNLNRGSLDIFKKLENLEKDLERAHAELKAYAQNLEHMVEDRTKEIKAKSETMSRELELATEVQQAMLPASTALDRLQFATLYRPCHEVSGDLYDYAELPDGRIFIFIADISGHGVPSALVGAMCKMSLGSQDFTRTNAGDILKKLSEAMKQVTTNHYLTGVVLLIDPKARTIEFANGGHIPCLLQSGKASFLPLEATGTVIGSFISAPYDFKKIAYPAGTRLILFTDGIVEQKNAAREEFGMPRFESVLAELRNENPALVLSEVYRRVVEFSGTEKFSDDVTLLISDLP
- a CDS encoding LTA synthase family protein, with translation MLTRVSSAIQAPFTDRAFRAFLQVFFGVGILYRTILVLALFVSESPPLGAARSFWSAAAILSGLAYDLVLIAVVVAVRIIWHLLRAKATEQRASGSGLAARVAFAALLLWHSVVLGSHLNLLFTMNTGFTWSMFVEFLTVLGFKDFFALLGLKDYLAMVLPQIAFILLLAAGYRFTLRMGATAAAMGGLFLTLAEATPARSAPRELVQSPHLYLLGDAWKSLTASRGRASAPVTGVNLAIDDPVFYRSKSSPEARAIRPRADANVIFIILESTAREYIFDTRKYAGGKMPMPYLWALAQKSLYFSRHFASNNSSPRSIFSIFSGLYESPETRFFSMENDLQVPHLIDLLGKGYSGFLVTPADLNWYFPRAWFKNRGFTDLEDYNRLKQLREYKAGPTPARDEFEAVAHFNARVAKMPQPFVGVYYTFVGHWPYPDIGPEHRIIQPASSRDRYVNNLYAQDQLIRQIVENLEATGRIENSIVVIVGDHGEAFYQHPGNRVHSGESYNENIASPLIIYSPKLLQPATITEPTVHADIVPTLLDALGIAYRRDRFQGESLLRAELSRKYVFTYGNENTLTAVARDLQKVQILYSTKGCRSFNLAADPAEQNLLPCETSGAQYLALQKFYNSQPGMIKGYNNYCKKNGC